The following are encoded together in the Lathyrus oleraceus cultivar Zhongwan6 chromosome 3, CAAS_Psat_ZW6_1.0, whole genome shotgun sequence genome:
- the LOC127131158 gene encoding uncharacterized protein LOC127131158 translates to MMQQWNDGVHPQGIPQEAAGGSLWDFFRMNPPEFHGELNHVKAREWITNMERIFQIVHCSEENKVVFVSHMMKGPTVRWWESASTLMTNQGAPRDWEHFKTSFLDKYFPRSLRTQKEFEFQQLRRGTTTVAAYAEKFQDMAAYSRQAAYAPDEKWKIDQFLFGLRGEISHNVSQREFTTYAELLRQCYVAENSLKKVQEDRD, encoded by the coding sequence ATGATGCAACAATGGAATGATGGTGTCCATCCCCAAGGGATTCCACAAGAAGCTGCAGGTGGTAGTTTATGGGATTTCTTTCGCATGAATCCTCCTGAGTTCCATGGTGAATTAAATCATGTGAAGGCTCGTGAGTGGATAACCAACATGGAAAGGATTTTTCAGATAGTGCATTGTAGTGAAGAGAATAAGGTTGTGTTTGTTTCTCACATGATGAAGGGTCCCACTGTGAGATGGTGGGAGAGTGCTTCGACTCTTATGACCAATCAAGGAGCACCTAGGGATTGGGAGCATTTTAAGACTAGTTTCCTGGATAAGTATTTTCCTAGATCTTTGAGGACTCAGAAAGAATTTGAGTTTCAGCAACTTAGGCGGGGTACTACGACAGTAGCTGCGTATGCTGAGAAGTTTCAAGATATGGCTGCTTATTCTAGACAAGCCGCATACGCACCGGATGAGAAATGGAAGATTGATCAGTTCCTTTTTGGTCTAAGAGGTGAAATTTCTCATAATGTTTCTCAAAGGGAATTCACTACTTATGCTGAATTGCTAAGGCAATGCTATGTGGCTGAGAATAGTTTGAAGAAAGTTCAAGAAGATAGGGATTAA